The following are from one region of the Magallana gigas chromosome 4, xbMagGiga1.1, whole genome shotgun sequence genome:
- the LOC105348562 gene encoding mitochondrial-processing peptidase subunit beta, with amino-acid sequence MSSRLLGSASPLARYLCRSQQVVCPSWRAASTQTQQKVNVPETVVSTLPSGMKVATESIGSPTCTVGLWIDVGSRYETANNNGVAHFLEHMFFKGTQKRSRNQLELEVENMGAHLNAYTSRETTVFYAKCLSKDVEKAIEILSDIVQNSKLDEQEIERERDVILREMEEVETNLQEVIFDHLHATAFQGTPLGRTILGPTANIKSMRRKDLTNFIQMHYSPGRIVLAGAGGIDHQQMKDLGEKYFTHLGRTDEPLLERDVSLKEPCRFTGGDVRIRDDLMPLCHVALAVETCGWKNADNIPLMIGNMAIGNWDRSMMGGKDLVSGLAVRFANQPAAHSFMSFNTNYSDTGLWGAYFIGEGPRMMEITDYVVREWIALCTKITDQEVERAKNILKANLRLQLDGTTPICEDIGRQMLAYGRRVPLEEFEYRIDNVNAAKVREVCTKYIYDRCPALAAIGPAVAVPDYASLRSEFYWLRL; translated from the exons ATGTCGTCTCGACTGTTGGGATCTGCCAGTCCCTTGGCAAGATATCTCTGCCGCTCCCAGCAG GTTGTTTGCCCCAGCTGGAGAGCAGCTTCCACTCAAACGCAGCAGAAAGTAAATGTTCCAGAGACGGTAGTGTCAACTCTCCCCAGTGGAATGAAAGTTGCCACCGAGAGTATCGGCTCCCCCACCTGCACC GTGGGTTTGTGGATTGATGTAGGAAGCAGATATGAAACGGCCAACAACAATGGGGTCGCCCACTTCTTAGAACACATGTTTTTCAAG GGAACACAAAAACGCTCACGAAATCAGCTAGAACTGGAAGTGGAAAATATGGGGGCTCATTTGAATGCTTACACATCCAGGGAAACAACCGTCTTTTATGCGAAATGTCTGTCTAAAGATGTAGAGAAAG CCATTGAAATTTTGTCAGACATCGTTCAGAACAGTAAGTTAGATGAACAAGAAATCGAGAGGGAGCGGGATGTGATTCTCAGAGAAATGGAG gaagtaGAAACTAACCTACAGGAAGTCATATTTGATCACCTGCACGCCACTGCCTTCCAGGGAACCCCCCTGGGGAGGACGATACTGGGACCCACTGCCAATATCAA GTCCATGAGGAGAAAGGATCTGACCAACTTCATCCAAATGCACTACTCTCCTGGCAGAATTGTTTTGGCTGGAGCTGGGG GCATTGACCACCAACAAATGAAAGACTTGGGTGAAAAATACTTTACACATCTGGGTAGAACAGACGAACCGTTGCTGGAGAGAGACGTGTCACTCAAGGAGCCTTGTCGCTTTACGGGAGGAGAC GTTAGAATCCGAGACGACCTGATGCCGCTGTGTCATGTGGCCCTGGCAGTGGAGACATGTGGGTGGAAGAATGCAGACAACATCCCCCTCATGATCGGCAACATGGCCATCGGCAACTGGGACCGGTCCATGATGGGGGGCAAGGATTTGGTCAGTGGTCTGGCTGTGCGATTTGCCAACCAGCCAGCCGCTCATAGCTTCATGTCCTTTAACACTAACTACTCCGACACCGGCCTGTG GGGAGCTTATTTCATTGGTGAGGGCCCAAGGATGATGGAGATTACAGATTATGTAGTAAGAGAGTG GATCGCATTATGTACAAAAATTACAGACCAGGAAGTGGAGAGAGCGAAAAACATCCTGAAGGCTAATCTCCGCCTCCAGCTGGACGGAACCACACCCATCTGTGAGGATATTGGAAG ACAAATGCTGGCATATGGAAGAAGAGTGCCGTTGGAAGAATTTGAATATAGAATTGAT AATGTAAACGCTGCCAAGGTCCGAGAGGTCTGCACAAAGTATATATACGATAGATGTCCTGCCCTGGCAGCCATAG GTCCAGCGGTAGCAGTGCCTGACTACGCCTCCTTGAGGTCCGAGTTCTACTGGTTGAGACTCTAG